A window of the Dickeya dianthicola NCPPB 453 genome harbors these coding sequences:
- a CDS encoding GGDEF domain-containing protein translates to MHLNLALFKNGSTGLNSLNVFMATLVGCNIGAHARLSDLDLSVFWPVNIIIAALFYRCRYLNTPWYYAVSYAAMILQDSLFYGWGVSAFTINSANIAFIVVLTQLLNWPGFLARRETDMISSLYLFAACMIAALACGIVGALAQQPWPRFPAAVFRSNFLNWFSDQFYTAVLFLPLLLTLSSQIPLRIPALRLPDMLPLLLLLLSICVAPLLGPVAILAFPLPALTWCAIVYPLWLIRLITLCIGSAELILAAEHVYALYGSQDPLFMHQIIIARIGIAATIFSPLMMATNARTIRQLNARLLQQASHDFLTETLSRYGFTEALTAQGQSAKSLQDTVNIMLIDIDHFKNINDSFGHDCGDEILRQVATVIKQTVPTPGLVSRIGGEEFAVVCFNHSPSAFYRLADRLRQTIQQAAFMFNQQPVPVTVSIGIAHAPTPGKYLVDTVHQLFPLADKNLYTAKREGRNRTIQ, encoded by the coding sequence ATGCATCTGAATTTGGCTTTATTTAAAAACGGCAGCACTGGGTTGAACAGCCTGAACGTTTTCATGGCGACGCTGGTAGGCTGCAACATCGGTGCGCATGCCCGGCTTTCCGACCTTGACCTGTCCGTATTCTGGCCGGTGAATATTATCATCGCCGCGCTGTTTTACCGTTGCCGGTATCTGAACACCCCCTGGTATTACGCTGTCTCCTACGCGGCGATGATCCTGCAGGATTCCCTGTTTTACGGCTGGGGAGTGAGCGCGTTTACCATCAATTCCGCCAATATCGCGTTTATCGTCGTCCTCACCCAGTTGCTCAACTGGCCCGGTTTCCTTGCTCGCCGGGAAACCGACATGATCAGTTCGCTGTACCTCTTCGCCGCCTGCATGATAGCGGCGCTGGCCTGCGGTATCGTCGGCGCGCTGGCGCAGCAACCCTGGCCCCGTTTTCCGGCGGCGGTGTTTCGCAGCAACTTTCTCAATTGGTTCAGCGATCAGTTCTACACCGCGGTACTGTTCCTGCCGCTGCTGTTGACCCTGAGCAGCCAAATCCCGCTGCGCATCCCGGCGCTGCGGCTGCCGGATATGCTGCCGCTGTTGCTGTTGTTGTTGTCGATCTGCGTCGCCCCGTTGCTCGGCCCGGTCGCCATTCTGGCCTTTCCGTTACCGGCGCTGACCTGGTGCGCCATCGTCTATCCGTTATGGCTGATTCGCCTGATCACGTTGTGTATCGGGTCCGCCGAGCTGATTCTGGCGGCGGAACATGTTTACGCGCTGTATGGCTCGCAAGATCCGCTGTTTATGCATCAAATCATCATCGCCCGCATCGGTATCGCCGCCACCATTTTCAGCCCGCTGATGATGGCGACCAACGCCCGTACCATTCGTCAGTTGAACGCCCGTTTGCTGCAACAGGCCAGCCACGATTTTCTCACCGAAACCCTGTCGCGCTATGGCTTTACCGAAGCGCTGACGGCGCAGGGCCAGAGCGCCAAATCGTTGCAGGACACGGTCAACATCATGCTGATCGACATTGATCATTTCAAAAACATCAACGACAGCTTCGGGCACGACTGCGGTGATGAGATCCTGCGTCAGGTGGCGACCGTGATAAAGCAGACCGTTCCCACACCGGGACTGGTCAGCCGCATCGGTGGAGAAGAGTTCGCCGTGGTCTGCTTCAATCACAGCCCGTCAGCGTTTTACCGGCTGGCCGACAGGCTGCGCCAGACCATCCAGCAAGCCGCGTTTATGTTCAACCAGCAGCCGGTGCCGGTCACCGTCAGTATCGGCATCGCGCATGCGCCGACGCCGGGCAAATACCTGGTGGATACGGTGCATCAGTTATTTCCGCTGGCGGACAAAAACCTCTACACCGCCAAGCGCGAAGGGCGTAACCGCACGATTCAGTAG
- a CDS encoding efflux RND transporter periplasmic adaptor subunit — protein MNRQQWFLIGPLAIVLASIAGCDDKAAVNPAPRYVLSATALKESAGGMSLAGTVQPRVTSALSFQATGRVVSRYVEVGDEVKAGQVLARLDPLALAFAVQSAQASVQDAQAKLQNAVITAKRQRSLAAVNVTSVESLEEAEQSLTAAQAAVDVAQARLRKASEQLNYAELKAHFDGVITSVSVETGQTVAAGQAVLQIAYLGERDAVVDLPESQLKDVTLGHRFEVALQMDPAVKWTGELREIAPAADAATRMRRVKIAIHDAPEAFRLGTVVTVSPLMARNTDKPLVVPATAILERQQAHFVWVINPSSLTVSLREIQLMPASQADSVRVLGGLQEGEQIVIAGVNSLQPGQKIRIERTSTL, from the coding sequence ATGAACCGACAACAATGGTTTTTGATAGGTCCTCTGGCAATAGTACTGGCATCAATCGCGGGGTGTGATGATAAAGCCGCCGTCAATCCCGCGCCGCGTTATGTGTTATCTGCCACGGCGCTGAAGGAATCCGCCGGCGGAATGAGCCTGGCCGGGACGGTGCAGCCGCGTGTCACGTCCGCGCTTTCCTTTCAAGCAACGGGTCGGGTCGTGTCCCGGTATGTTGAGGTGGGCGATGAGGTGAAAGCCGGGCAGGTACTCGCCCGGCTCGATCCCCTGGCGTTGGCGTTCGCAGTACAAAGTGCGCAGGCTAGCGTGCAAGATGCTCAGGCAAAACTGCAAAACGCCGTTATCACGGCGAAACGTCAACGGAGTCTTGCTGCGGTAAACGTCACCAGCGTTGAGAGCCTTGAGGAGGCGGAGCAAAGCCTTACCGCCGCCCAGGCTGCGGTCGACGTGGCACAGGCCAGACTACGCAAAGCCAGTGAGCAGTTAAATTATGCGGAGCTGAAAGCACATTTTGATGGTGTCATCACCTCAGTGTCGGTTGAGACCGGGCAGACGGTGGCTGCCGGCCAGGCGGTATTGCAGATAGCTTATCTGGGTGAACGCGATGCCGTGGTTGACCTGCCGGAGTCTCAGCTAAAAGACGTGACTCTGGGCCATCGGTTTGAGGTCGCGCTGCAGATGGATCCCGCCGTGAAATGGACTGGAGAACTGAGAGAGATTGCCCCGGCGGCAGATGCGGCGACGCGCATGCGCCGGGTGAAAATTGCCATTCATGACGCGCCTGAGGCGTTTCGTTTAGGCACCGTGGTGACCGTTTCCCCCCTGATGGCACGAAATACTGACAAGCCGCTGGTTGTCCCCGCTACCGCCATCCTTGAACGACAGCAGGCGCATTTCGTTTGGGTGATTAACCCATCCAGCCTGACCGTCAGCCTGAGAGAAATTCAGTTAATGCCTGCGTCACAAGCGGATTCGGTACGTGTATTGGGTGGATTGCAGGAAGGTGAGCAGATCGTTATTGCCGGTGTGAACAGCTTGCAACCGGGGCAAAAAATCCGCATTGAGAGGACATCTACGCTGTGA
- a CDS encoding efflux RND transporter periplasmic adaptor subunit — translation MPRFSMIAYGLAWIALTGCDGQKQALTPPPQPVKALQVQKVRYQNEAQISGEVTARFQADLAFRTEGRVIARLVDVGSRVQKGQVLARLDDIEKKADVDVAQATLHSARATLQLKQRIFSRDQKLLTIHAISQAEWDQAREDLSSAQAGVVSAQSSLDTAKDALTYTELKSDADGVIVSRQLEVGQVVASAQTVLTLAHDGPRDAVFDVPEAILLNEHPGDDISVRLISARDGEALTAKVREIAPMLNEASGTVQVKTTLPVSAQWPLGASVVGNIVVNEQPGILLPPGALTSHQGKPAVWVIEEGKDTVSLHEISVARYRSQDVVVTAGLTPGAWVVTEGSKFLIAGQHVSREQP, via the coding sequence ATGCCACGGTTTTCGATGATCGCGTACGGGTTAGCCTGGATAGCCCTGACAGGGTGTGACGGGCAAAAACAGGCGCTGACGCCACCTCCGCAGCCGGTAAAAGCACTACAGGTGCAAAAGGTCCGGTATCAAAATGAGGCTCAAATATCGGGGGAAGTGACGGCGCGCTTTCAGGCTGATCTGGCATTCCGCACAGAGGGACGGGTTATTGCACGTCTGGTTGATGTCGGAAGCCGGGTTCAGAAAGGACAGGTCCTTGCCCGCCTTGACGATATCGAAAAAAAAGCCGACGTGGATGTTGCCCAGGCAACGTTGCATTCGGCACGCGCAACGCTCCAGCTAAAACAACGTATTTTTAGTCGCGACCAAAAGTTGCTGACTATCCACGCTATCTCACAGGCCGAGTGGGATCAGGCGCGTGAGGATTTAAGCAGTGCGCAGGCTGGGGTGGTCAGCGCGCAGTCTTCACTTGATACGGCGAAGGATGCACTGACGTATACCGAGCTCAAGTCCGATGCTGATGGTGTGATTGTGTCGCGGCAACTGGAAGTCGGGCAGGTGGTCGCTTCAGCGCAAACCGTGCTCACTCTGGCGCATGATGGCCCCCGTGATGCGGTATTTGATGTACCGGAAGCCATTTTACTCAATGAGCACCCCGGAGATGACATCAGCGTGAGATTGATCTCGGCGAGAGACGGAGAGGCTTTAACCGCGAAAGTGCGGGAAATTGCACCGATGTTGAATGAGGCCAGCGGCACCGTGCAGGTTAAAACCACATTACCCGTCTCTGCGCAATGGCCGCTCGGCGCATCCGTTGTCGGCAACATCGTGGTCAACGAGCAACCGGGCATTTTACTGCCACCCGGTGCGCTGACATCACATCAGGGCAAACCCGCCGTCTGGGTGATAGAGGAAGGGAAAGATACGGTTTCCCTGCATGAGATCTCGGTTGCACGCTATCGCTCGCAAGACGTTGTCGTGACCGCCGGTCTTACGCCCGGTGCGTGGGTGGTGACTGAAGGCAGCAAGTTTCTGATAGCAGGGCAGCACGTTTCCAGGGAGCAACCGTGA
- a CDS encoding ABC transporter permease has product MMPTMPKLTLHPPRPWPSAHLSAACSALLMPLLLVCGWWLASHYDWMSEQILPSPATVADSARDFIPQELAPQLRVSLARLAVGLAGGIALGLTLGVLFGLSRTLDRLCMPLFNVLAQIPTLAWIPLLMLALGIGEALKLVVLIKAVTVPVTLCTCAGIRQTPQTLYELARTLRLPWPTRLRRLVIPAMLPYVMTGTRLAFSQGWVSLIAVELLASSEGLGYLMVQSRQLFMLDLVFVCILAIGAFGLAGEQALQRLERRWIFWPAPVLSRESPAPHAAWHALAGWFLPALLCLLWQLVTYQRWVHAAFLPAPREVITALLAGLGSGELTSALSASLSRTLAGFALGAGLGCLLGYLLGRSRIADRLLTPLLSALRSVALFAWLPLLTAWFGLEESAKVVFIALAAFFPALLASYQGVRHLPPSLLETARVLRLSARQRLRWLTLPAMLPALFSGLRLSLMHAWVGAIGAEYFIASGNGLGSMMIRAQQLFQSERVIAGVVLIALVSTLFYRLITLAERRLTAWRFR; this is encoded by the coding sequence ATGATGCCGACGATGCCCAAACTGACGCTGCACCCGCCGCGACCGTGGCCGTCCGCCCACCTGTCGGCGGCGTGCAGCGCACTGCTGATGCCGCTGTTGCTGGTGTGCGGTTGGTGGCTCGCCAGCCACTACGACTGGATGTCGGAACAAATTCTGCCCTCACCCGCCACGGTGGCCGACAGCGCCCGCGACTTCATTCCGCAAGAGCTGGCGCCCCAGTTGCGGGTTAGCCTGGCCCGGCTGGCAGTCGGACTGGCGGGCGGCATCGCGCTCGGTCTGACGCTCGGCGTGCTGTTCGGCCTTAGCCGCACGCTGGACCGCCTGTGTATGCCGCTGTTCAACGTGCTGGCGCAAATCCCGACGCTGGCCTGGATCCCGCTGCTGATGCTGGCGCTGGGCATCGGCGAAGCGCTGAAACTGGTGGTATTGATCAAAGCGGTGACGGTGCCGGTGACGCTTTGCACCTGCGCCGGCATCCGCCAGACGCCGCAGACACTCTACGAGCTGGCGCGCACGCTGCGCCTGCCCTGGCCGACCCGGCTGCGCCGGCTGGTGATCCCCGCCATGCTGCCGTACGTGATGACCGGTACGCGGCTGGCGTTTTCACAGGGTTGGGTGTCGTTGATAGCAGTGGAGCTGCTGGCGTCCAGCGAAGGGCTGGGTTACCTGATGGTGCAAAGCCGCCAGCTGTTTATGCTGGATTTGGTGTTCGTGTGTATTCTGGCGATCGGCGCGTTTGGTCTGGCGGGCGAACAGGCGCTGCAACGGCTGGAACGGCGCTGGATTTTCTGGCCCGCGCCGGTGCTGAGCCGCGAAAGCCCAGCGCCGCACGCCGCCTGGCACGCGCTGGCGGGCTGGTTCCTGCCCGCGCTACTGTGCCTGCTCTGGCAACTCGTCACCTATCAGCGCTGGGTGCATGCCGCGTTTCTGCCTGCGCCCCGTGAGGTGATTACCGCCTTGCTGGCCGGGTTGGGCAGCGGAGAACTAACCTCCGCGCTGAGCGCCAGCCTGTCGCGCACGCTGGCGGGGTTCGCGCTGGGGGCCGGTCTGGGCTGCCTGCTAGGCTATCTGCTGGGCCGCAGCCGCATTGCCGATCGCCTGCTGACGCCGCTGCTCTCCGCCCTGCGCAGCGTCGCGCTGTTCGCCTGGTTGCCGCTGCTCACCGCCTGGTTCGGGCTGGAAGAGAGCGCCAAAGTGGTGTTCATCGCGCTGGCGGCGTTTTTCCCCGCGCTGCTGGCAAGCTATCAGGGCGTTCGCCATCTGCCGCCGTCGCTGCTGGAAACCGCGCGTGTGCTGCGCCTCAGCGCGCGGCAGCGGCTACGCTGGCTGACGCTGCCGGCGATGCTGCCGGCGCTATTCTCCGGGCTGCGGTTGTCGCTGATGCACGCCTGGGTCGGCGCCATCGGCGCGGAGTATTTCATTGCCTCCGGCAACGGTCTTGGCAGCATGATGATCCGCGCCCAGCAGTTGTTCCAGTCGGAACGGGTGATCGCCGGCGTGGTGCTGATAGCACTGGTCAGCACGCTGTTTTATCGGCTCATCACGCTGGCGGAGCGGCGTCTGACTGCCTGGCGCTTCCGCTGA
- a CDS encoding efflux RND transporter permease subunit, translated as MNKFNLSDWALEHRSLVWYFIIISAVIGFFSYQELGREEDPAFTIKTMVIQAQWPGATAEEMTNQVTDRIEKKLQEIDTLDHTRSQTTAGQTIIFVDLKEDTPSKEVRAVWQRVRNMMADIQGNFPVGIQGPFLNDRFDDVFGNIYAFTRDGISQRQLRDYVNDVQKKVLTIPNVGRVEILGAQDEVIYLEFNPRKSAELGVSRSDVIAALQAQNAVTASGFMEAGSDRIALRVDGGFASEQSLRHINLRINNRFFPLTDVVNITRGYVDPPTSLFRYDGKPAIALAVGIKSGSNLLVFGHALDRTIDHIMHDLPAGVSVSKVSDQPAIVDEAVSGFTRALFEAVVIVLAISFISLGVRAGLVVAISIPLVLAITFLVMYYSGISLQRISLGALIIALGLLVDDAMIATEMMVARLEMGDSLRKAATHVYTSTAFPMLTGTLVTVASFIPVGFNASNAGEFLFTLFVVIAVSLIVSWVVAVLIAPLLGVALLPKTITKQAEHQSRTDHAFSRMLQYCLRHRWLTIGSACAAFIVSVLCMSLVQHQFFPSSDRPELIVDWNLPQNGSIEETSRQMAQFEQEKLQNNPDVDHWSSYIGTGAPRFILSFDVQPSSVSLGQMVIVAKDIKTRDRLQKEYRAYLAHTFPGTDAYVKLLDVGPPVGKPVQYRVAGPDIQTVRTEAHKLAAVIGQNPSLTNLAFDWNEPARVVKVNVLQDKARQMGVSSQAIAQALNGLTGGEVVTQVRDDIYLINVLWRGQAKDRGSVDALLDLQLDGNNGRQVPLSSVATFSYQLEQPTIWRRDRAAAITLKAGVSGDIQPATIVQALEPNVEVLRQSLPQGYTIETGGAVEESAKAQAPIVKVVPVMLFVIATILMIQLQSFHRLFLVFSVAPLALIGVVAALLLSHAPLGFVAILGVLALVGILIRNSVILVVHIDTLRAEGISPWQAVVQATEHRMRPIMLTAAAATLALIPIAREIFWGPMAYAMMGGIIVGTVLTLLFLPALYVTWFNIPREEPMK; from the coding sequence GTGAACAAATTTAACCTTTCGGACTGGGCGCTGGAGCACCGTTCCCTGGTGTGGTATTTCATCATTATTTCTGCGGTGATCGGTTTCTTTTCCTATCAGGAACTGGGAAGAGAAGAAGATCCCGCATTTACCATCAAAACGATGGTCATACAGGCGCAGTGGCCCGGAGCCACAGCGGAAGAAATGACGAATCAGGTGACTGACCGTATTGAAAAAAAACTACAGGAAATCGATACCTTAGATCACACCCGCAGCCAGACAACGGCCGGGCAAACCATTATTTTCGTCGATCTGAAGGAAGATACGCCGTCAAAGGAGGTTCGTGCCGTCTGGCAACGGGTCCGCAATATGATGGCGGATATCCAGGGCAATTTTCCTGTCGGTATACAGGGCCCTTTTTTAAACGACCGCTTCGATGACGTGTTCGGTAATATTTATGCCTTCACCCGCGATGGCATCAGCCAACGCCAGTTGCGTGATTATGTCAACGATGTGCAAAAGAAAGTCCTGACCATCCCCAATGTCGGACGCGTTGAGATCCTTGGCGCGCAGGATGAAGTGATTTACCTTGAGTTCAACCCGCGCAAAAGTGCCGAACTGGGCGTAAGCCGCAGTGACGTTATCGCGGCGTTGCAGGCTCAGAATGCCGTGACTGCGTCCGGCTTTATGGAAGCAGGATCGGACCGTATTGCATTACGGGTGGATGGCGGCTTCGCCTCCGAGCAAAGCCTGCGACATATCAACTTACGTATTAATAATCGCTTCTTCCCGCTTACCGACGTGGTCAACATTACCCGTGGTTATGTTGATCCGCCAACCTCGCTGTTTCGTTACGACGGCAAACCCGCCATCGCGCTGGCGGTAGGCATCAAGTCAGGCAGCAATTTGCTCGTGTTCGGCCATGCGCTGGACCGGACTATCGACCATATTATGCACGACCTGCCGGCCGGGGTGTCGGTGTCCAAAGTGTCCGACCAACCCGCGATTGTGGATGAAGCCGTGTCCGGCTTTACCCGTGCTTTATTTGAAGCGGTGGTCATTGTGCTGGCGATCAGTTTTATCAGCCTCGGCGTCAGGGCCGGGCTGGTGGTGGCCATTTCCATTCCGCTGGTGCTGGCCATCACTTTTCTGGTGATGTATTACTCCGGCATTTCATTGCAACGCATCTCCCTGGGCGCACTGATCATCGCGTTAGGGCTGTTGGTCGATGATGCGATGATTGCGACAGAAATGATGGTGGCCCGTCTGGAAATGGGGGACAGCCTTAGAAAAGCGGCAACGCATGTCTACACCTCCACCGCGTTTCCGATGTTAACCGGAACATTGGTCACGGTAGCCAGTTTCATTCCCGTCGGTTTTAATGCCAGTAATGCCGGCGAATTTCTGTTCACGTTGTTTGTGGTGATCGCCGTTTCACTGATCGTGTCCTGGGTTGTCGCGGTACTGATTGCCCCGCTGTTGGGCGTAGCACTGTTGCCGAAGACGATAACAAAGCAAGCCGAGCACCAGAGCCGTACCGACCACGCGTTTTCCCGCATGCTGCAATATTGTCTGCGCCATCGGTGGTTAACCATTGGCAGTGCCTGCGCGGCCTTTATCGTTTCCGTTCTGTGTATGTCGCTGGTGCAACACCAGTTTTTCCCCAGTTCTGACCGGCCGGAGTTGATCGTGGACTGGAACCTGCCGCAAAACGGTTCTATTGAGGAAACCAGCCGGCAAATGGCGCAATTCGAGCAGGAGAAATTGCAAAATAATCCCGATGTCGATCACTGGTCGAGTTATATCGGCACCGGCGCGCCGCGCTTTATTCTCTCCTTCGATGTTCAGCCCTCTTCGGTGTCGCTCGGTCAGATGGTGATTGTGGCGAAAGACATCAAAACCCGGGACCGTTTGCAAAAGGAGTACCGCGCCTACTTGGCTCACACATTCCCCGGCACGGATGCCTACGTCAAGCTGCTGGACGTAGGCCCGCCGGTGGGTAAGCCGGTGCAGTACCGCGTCGCCGGGCCGGACATCCAGACGGTTCGCACCGAGGCGCATAAACTGGCCGCCGTTATCGGACAAAACCCCTCATTGACCAATCTGGCGTTCGACTGGAATGAACCTGCCCGGGTGGTCAAGGTGAATGTACTGCAAGATAAGGCGCGTCAAATGGGAGTGTCCTCGCAGGCTATTGCCCAGGCGCTGAATGGTCTGACTGGTGGCGAGGTGGTCACGCAGGTTCGCGACGATATCTATCTGATCAACGTATTGTGGCGAGGCCAGGCGAAAGATCGCGGTTCGGTGGACGCGTTGCTGGATTTGCAGCTCGATGGCAACAATGGTCGGCAGGTCCCGTTATCCTCCGTCGCGACGTTCAGTTATCAGCTTGAGCAACCGACTATCTGGCGGCGCGATCGGGCTGCCGCCATCACGCTGAAAGCGGGCGTCAGCGGAGATATTCAACCTGCAACCATTGTGCAGGCTCTTGAGCCAAACGTGGAGGTGTTACGACAGAGCCTTCCTCAGGGCTACACGATAGAAACAGGCGGGGCGGTTGAAGAGAGTGCGAAAGCGCAGGCACCGATAGTGAAGGTGGTCCCCGTCATGCTTTTTGTCATTGCCACTATTTTGATGATTCAGTTACAAAGTTTTCATCGTCTGTTTTTGGTGTTTTCTGTGGCTCCGCTGGCCTTGATAGGCGTGGTGGCCGCATTGCTGCTGAGTCATGCCCCGCTGGGCTTTGTCGCTATTTTGGGGGTGTTGGCGCTGGTGGGCATTTTAATCCGCAACTCGGTGATTCTGGTCGTACATATCGACACCTTACGTGCCGAAGGAATATCGCCCTGGCAGGCAGTGGTACAGGCTACCGAACATCGTATGCGGCCTATCATGTTAACCGCCGCCGCCGCCACGCTGGCTCTCATTCCCATCGCGCGCGAGATTTTCTGGGGGCCAATGGCTTATGCCATGATGGGCGGCATTATCGTCGGCACCGTCCTGACGCTGTTATTCCTGCCCGCGCTGTATGTCACCTGGTTCAACATTCCACGTGAGGAGCCGATGAAATGA
- a CDS encoding ExbD/TolR family protein, translating into MAFASRDNDEVMSEMNITPLVDVMLVLLVVFIVTAPMLTNSIPIRLPKTAAVAPADSPRPLVISLDASQQLFIDKEALPREALTARLQQAKTANPELVVQVQAEDAANYGAVAALLADLEKAGISRLSLLTRK; encoded by the coding sequence ATGGCGTTTGCTTCCCGCGACAATGACGAGGTAATGAGCGAAATGAACATCACCCCGCTGGTGGACGTGATGCTGGTGCTGCTGGTGGTGTTTATCGTCACCGCACCGATGCTGACCAACAGCATCCCGATTCGCCTGCCCAAGACGGCAGCGGTGGCGCCGGCCGACTCGCCGCGCCCGCTGGTAATAAGCCTGGATGCATCGCAACAGCTGTTTATCGACAAGGAAGCCCTGCCTCGTGAAGCACTGACGGCGCGCCTGCAACAGGCCAAAACCGCCAATCCGGAGCTGGTGGTGCAGGTGCAGGCGGAAGACGCCGCCAACTATGGCGCGGTGGCTGCGCTGCTGGCCGATCTGGAAAAAGCGGGCATCAGCCGTTTGTCGCTGCTGACCCGCAAATAA
- a CDS encoding TetR/AcrR family transcriptional regulator, which yields MLNKMTRAEQKAQRPYEILEAAFEEFSIKGYAAARLDDIAKRIGISKGTIYLYFPTKEALFEAMTHHHSQPYRDVLTTAESFKGSYSERLRALLLFAFEKISKDKKIQQLLRLSLTEGSRFPEIVDRYYQEFVGPLAGAIGKLLAAGVAAGEFRAGPATSTPEVIMGSILHLMILHINVPGRRRINKQTLVEAHLDLTLNGVLAHPS from the coding sequence ATGTTAAACAAGATGACGCGGGCTGAACAAAAAGCGCAGCGTCCCTATGAAATTCTGGAAGCCGCTTTTGAAGAGTTCAGCATCAAAGGTTATGCCGCCGCCCGGCTTGATGACATTGCCAAACGTATCGGTATCAGTAAGGGGACCATTTACCTCTACTTTCCGACGAAAGAAGCCTTATTCGAGGCGATGACTCATCACCACTCTCAGCCTTACCGGGACGTTCTGACCACCGCAGAATCCTTTAAAGGCAGTTACTCTGAGCGTCTGCGAGCGTTGCTTTTGTTCGCCTTCGAAAAGATCTCCAAAGATAAAAAAATCCAACAATTGCTACGATTGTCACTGACTGAAGGCTCCCGTTTTCCGGAGATCGTTGACCGCTATTACCAAGAGTTTGTCGGGCCGCTCGCCGGAGCAATAGGTAAACTACTGGCTGCTGGCGTTGCAGCCGGGGAGTTTCGTGCCGGGCCGGCAACAAGCACCCCCGAGGTGATAATGGGCTCGATTTTGCATCTGATGATATTGCATATTAATGTCCCCGGCCGCCGACGTATCAATAAACAAACGTTAGTAGAAGCCCATCTGGATCTTACGCTTAATGGTGTGTTGGCCCACCCATCGTAG
- a CDS encoding quinone oxidoreductase family protein, translated as MKAAIVTEKGKLPVYGDFPEPQADDKHVVVSVKASAVSQLAKSRAAGTHYSASLQYPFIAGIDGTGYLSNGDPVYFLAFTSPWGSMAQRTQAPVAGIVPLPATVDLVQAAALANPGMSSWTALTRRAQLRKDETVLINGATGTSGGLAVRIARHLGAGKVIVTGRNHEMLEKLRAEGADVAITLDALPTKLPALMAEGIDVVLDYLWGQSALDIMTAAIAGGEKVVRFVQIGSLSGQDIALHSKLLRSSGLTLMGSGLGSVSNSELVASVGELLDAAARSDFSIPFQRRPLSEVNHAWVEDDSRCRTVFTL; from the coding sequence ATGAAAGCAGCCATTGTTACTGAAAAAGGGAAACTGCCGGTGTACGGTGATTTCCCTGAACCCCAAGCCGATGACAAGCATGTGGTGGTCTCGGTGAAAGCGTCCGCGGTGAGCCAATTGGCCAAATCACGCGCGGCAGGCACCCATTACAGCGCATCGCTACAGTATCCTTTTATCGCCGGGATTGACGGCACGGGATACCTCAGTAACGGCGATCCGGTCTACTTTCTGGCGTTTACGTCGCCCTGGGGAAGCATGGCGCAAAGAACGCAGGCGCCAGTCGCGGGTATCGTGCCGCTACCTGCCACAGTGGATCTGGTGCAGGCCGCCGCGCTGGCCAATCCCGGAATGTCTTCCTGGACGGCATTAACGCGCCGGGCGCAACTGCGCAAAGATGAAACGGTACTGATAAACGGCGCAACCGGGACATCCGGCGGGCTGGCCGTGCGCATCGCTCGTCACCTTGGTGCCGGAAAAGTGATTGTTACCGGCCGCAACCATGAAATGCTGGAGAAACTGCGTGCGGAAGGTGCCGATGTGGCGATTACGCTGGATGCATTGCCAACAAAACTGCCGGCATTGATGGCTGAGGGTATCGACGTGGTTCTGGATTATCTCTGGGGCCAGAGCGCACTCGATATCATGACGGCGGCCATTGCCGGCGGGGAGAAAGTGGTGCGCTTTGTCCAAATCGGTTCGCTGAGCGGGCAGGATATTGCGCTACACAGTAAATTATTGCGTTCTTCAGGGCTGACGCTGATGGGCAGCGGGCTTGGCAGCGTATCGAATTCAGAACTGGTTGCTTCTGTCGGCGAACTCCTGGACGCCGCCGCACGGAGCGATTTCTCCATTCCATTCCAGCGACGTCCGTTAAGCGAAGTGAATCACGCCTGGGTTGAGGATGACAGCCGCTGCCGCACGGTGTTTACCCTCTGA